Below is a window of Nitrospira sp. DNA.
CCACACCGAGAGAAACTTGTCCAGAACCAGGCCAGCACTGTCCAGCGCCGGTTCCGTATCATGGAACAGCTCGTTCTCGGACTCGGTCAACGGTGTCGATTCAGCAGCACGAAAGAGGAAGTTCTTTTTCCACATCTTTGGAGCCTATCTGACATTGACCTTTCTACTGCGACGAACGATCTGCAGTCCTCTGCGTCGTCCTCGGCCTCGCATCTGGCCGCATCTCCTTCGCCTCGTCACGAACGGCAATGTCGGACAGGCTCCTACCATCCTTGCAGGCGGCATAGTGGCGGCGAGCGAGGGCAAAGTCAACAGCTACCTACCGGGCAATCGAGCCCATGTTTGGCGAAAGTGTACGGTCAAGAACGGCCCGCCATCTTCTTGAGGCGAAGGAGAACGGGCCATGGTTGGGAGACCTCTCGCACCACTGAGATGAGCGACCAACTTCATGATTGGCTTGACGGTCACTGAAATTGTTCGATGAACTCTACCTATGCTTATCCGGTTGACTCCAGCGTCCTGTGTAATCCCACACTCCATTGGGGTTCATGACTCATGGCCTTCCATTCGGTTGGCGCTAAGGGAGTTAACCGGATAGGCATAACCCTACTTTTTCTAGATACCGACGCCACTGCCACCCAAAACACACAAGTAGCATTGCGCATTTTTTTGCGGTAATCGCTCTAGTTGGTACGCTCTAACGCTCAGCATCAGCGGCGCGAGGAACGAGCGTCCGCTGGGCGTCTGGTTAGGCGCTGATGATTTCATTCAGACCTTCGATGACCTGAGCCAGTTCCTCAAGATTCACTTTGCCGAGTCGCTGCCCGATCCGTTCAACCGCCAAGGTGCGAATCTGGCTGATCTTGACCCATGATTTCTTTGGAAGGCGCTTCGACTGCAGGGCAAGCGTGAGAGGGAAGCCCGCTCGTTGCGGTTGGCTCGTGAGCGCGATTGCGATCACCGTACCAGAGCGTTCATTGAACACGTCGTGGCTGAGGACCAGCACGGGGCGCCGCCCTGCTTGTTCCTTGCCGCGGACCGGGTTGAGATCCGCCCAACGAACCTCACCCCTCAGTATTCGGGCCATGCCGAAGCATCCTCAGACAGGCCTTCCTCGGCAAGCGTCCTTTCGAAGACGGGGTCGAGCTTCGCGCACTCCCTGGCCAAGCGGCCTCGGTCCAGTCGGGCGAGTTTTTCCTCCACCGCCTCTTGAATGGCTTGACTCCGACTGGGAAAGGCGGCTTTTTCCACGAGGGTATCGAGGCGTTCCAAGATGGACTCATCGAGGGATATCGCGATTTTTGATCGTGCCATGTCTCTCCTCCGAGTATGACGATACGTCATACCTCCGTCATGGTCAAACCCCTTATCACGTTCGGGCCTAACGTTGGAGCTCAGCGGGAAATGATAGCAGGAAATGATAGGGTCAGGTCTTACATTCACACTCTGCCACGTTCCGCCTGCTTGAGACGCCGACTCACCGTAACATAATGGACCCCCAGGTGCTCCGCAATCTCTCGCAGTCGATAGCCGTGCTCTCGATAGGCCGCCGCGATCAGCTCGGCCTCTTTCCCTTGACGCCGAAACAGATGTGTCAGCGTGGGCCGTTGTGCCTGCGTCTGCCGCCGCGAAATTTCTCGCAATACTCGATCCGGCTGATGTTGCGCAATGAACACCTCAGAGCCGAGATAGATCTGTCCACGCAGTTGCTCCCAGGGCCGTGGCCCTTCTCGTCCTTCTGCCACAAACTGCCGATAGCGCAGGTGCGCCTCCTGCTGCCGCGTGCCAAATTGCCCAAGAATCCAGGTGGTCGACAGCCAGTGTGGCCCGGTGCGCTCCCCTGCTGTCACCAGATAACTACTCCAGGTCCAGAGGCGCGGATGGGCGACCATCTTGGCCCGGACCGGGTTCAGGACGACGTAGCGACACAGTTCGAGGAGATGCGCCTCCTTCTCCACCACAATCGCCGTGAACCGTCCTTGGAACAGGTGCCCCACCCGGTGATGCCGACGGTTCATCGCCTGCGTGTATGTGCCATTCAGCTGCCGCATGCCTCGTGAAAGATTCGGCTGCGGGGTTTCGATCAGCAGATGATAATGGTTGTCCATCAGACAGTAGGCGTGACAGCGCCAGCCGAAGCGATCGATGACGTGGCCCAGCCTGTCGAGGAAGAGCGTGCGGTCTCGATCATCGAGCACGATGTCCTGCCGGGCATTCCCGCGACTCGTGACATGGTAGACGGCACCGGGATATTCAAGGCGGAGCGGTCGTGCCATAGCTGGCAACCATACCAGAGGTCGTGTGATATTGTAAGACCTGACCCCCTAACCATGATAGCGACGAGGGTATCGCAAGCTCCGCTTTCCGACGGTTAGCTTCAGCGGCTTGTTAGCCGGTCACTGGCTTTTCTCCATTACCAGCCGTCGAGCATCTCTCGAACGAGACGCCTTTTTTCTACCTCGCTTCCCTTCCCCATCGTCAACGCGTGACTGTCGTCAAGGTTGCGCCGAAGTTGCACAAGTTTTATGACTGTTTCTTCTGGGCGGGATTCATCAGATTCCCAAAATTTGCCGTCTCCTTGCTCAATAACATTGGTGGAATCCTCGAAGGCGACTTCTCCCAAACCCGGGAGCCACGCAGTCGTCTTGGCATCGAGGCGCTGGCATTCTCTGACATAAACAATCTTCTTACCGTCGAGACGTGTTGCTGCACTCCTCCAGTTCGCCACGTGGGCACCGTCGGGGCCGTAGGCTTTGCCACCGAGTCGCACAGAGCTGTGGACGTCGTCCATCTCGATCGTGAGAAAACTCAGGGCTGGCGCCTCTCCCTTCAACAGAATCCGCTCCCACCACGTACCAGTGATGCGGTCAGCGAGCCTTCGCATGGCCGCTTGAGCGGCACGTCCTGCGTCACCGATTCTGGGGCGACTGGGAAGCGCAATCGTTGCATCATGGATCGCCTTTCCGATCCGGGCACACGCGGGGTCGAGCGCGGTGTCGAGATGCTGACCCGGCAACATCGAGAAGTTAGCGGGCTCGATACCGAGCAGATCACTCGGAAGCTTCAAATTAAGATCCCGCCGCTTGATCAGAAAACAGCGCTCGCGACCCAATCGTCCAAAAAACAATCCGAGTTCAAACACCACATTGTCGCGCGGCGACGCTGTCTCGGCCTCCCGGCTCGTGGTCCGGTCATCCGGCGTGAGGACCATGACGGCAAAGTCTGACGTATCCAGCAACCGCTCCAGCGACTCGATGTACACCTTCGTCAGCTGAAACGCCTCCGGCCATGGCCTGACCTCCGCCACTCCGTTCAGGGCTCGCTGCAATAACTTCTGGACCGCGCGAACGGTATCCAGTCCTTCGGAGGAAGATGCAACAAATACCTGAGGGAGAGTCACTGTCTTTTCACCTCCTGCGGCTCACTTCATCCGGCTAACAATGTTTAGACCGATCCGCATAAAAGCCGGGTCTGTCAATTTCCGTCCGTCTAACACGCCACGACAGTTCGTAAACAATTCTCAATAACCGTTGCTGTTTCAATGAGTTGCGACTCGTGGCCCATTTATCACGGGTTCTTATGCGGATCAGCAGAACACCCACCCCTGCATGGGTTCACATCCCATCCAGCGGGCTGCGGACACCGGACGGCCCTCGATGAAGGACATGGGTTTGGCATCATCGATCCTTCATCTCCCACGATCTCCAGGAGGAACCGGAACCAGCGCGGCACATTCTCCGCAGATCTACGAACTCCGTCAAGCCTCGCCCTGCCATGTGGCAAGATCCACCCCTGCATGCGGGACGGAATGAATCCAAATCTTCAGGTCATGACTCTAACAGCCCACACGGTCGCCTTGACAAGCAGAGCATGCCTTTGCTAGGTTCAAAATTCTTTAATCTCTAAGCCAACTTGGGAGAATCTGTGCTGGTCAAGATCAATGGAAAGCCGGAAGAGATTCACGGCGGAACCGTCCTCGATTTGCTGAAGACAAAGAACATCGAGCCGCAGATGGTCGCCGTCGAGGTCAACGACAAGGTGCTGGATCGTGACCATCTTGCCACGACTCACCTCAAGGAAGGTGATCATGTAGAGTTCCTCTTTTATATGGGAGGAGGCCGGTGAGTACGGCGCTGCATAACGATATCACCGAGCTGATCGGCAAGACTCCGCTTGTTCGCTTGAACCGTCTTTCAAAACCTGGCTCGGCGACGATTTACGGAAAAGTTGAGTTTTTCAACCCCGGCGGCAGCGTCAAGGATCGGATCTGCCTCAATATGATCAACGAGGCAGAACGTCAGGGGATGCTCAAGCCGGGTGGAACTATCGTTGAGCCGACCAGTGGAAACACCGGTATCGGACTGGCCTTGGTCGCAGCAGTGCGTGGGTACAAACTCATCCTCGTCATGCCGGAAAGCATGAGCATGGAACGGGCCAGTTTACTGTCCTCATATGGCGCACAGCTGGTGTTGACACCGGCCTGGGAAGGTATGAAAGGGTCCATCAAGGAGGCGGAAAGCATCTTGGCCCAAAATCCGTCGTACTTCATGCCGGATCAATTCTCGAATGCCGCCAACCCCGCCATGCACCGAATGACGACGGCACCGGAAATTTGGGACGCGCTCAGAGGGAACATCGATGCGTTTGTGGCGGCTGTTGGAACCGGCGGGACCATCACAGGATGCGGTGAAGTCTTCAAGGAAAAGAACCCGCACATCAAAGTGATCGCCGTCGAACCGGCGACCTCACCGGTCTTGTCCGGCGGCGATCCAGGGCCTCATAAGATTCAAGGGATCGGCGCGGGCTTTATTCCCAAAGTCCTCAACCGAAAAATTCTCGACCGCGTGATCACCGTGACGGATGACGAGGCCTATCAGACGGCGAAACAACTCTCGAAGAAAGAGGGCCTGCTGGTGGGCATTTCCGCCGGCGCCAATGTGTTCGCTGCTCAAAAGATCGCCGATGAACTGGGACCCGGCAAGAATGTCGTCACGATCCTGTGCGACACAGGTGAGCGTTACATCAGCATTGAGAAATACTTCAACATATAAGAACGCTGAAAATGGCTTCCAACTTTGTTCTCGGCTCAAAAAAATCCTCAACGTACCCCAGAGGGTACGCCTCCGGTTTTCTTTTGCCTGCGGCCTCGTTGGAAACCCATTTTGAGCGTTCTTGACACCACTGATTAAATGGAATTCACTGAAGAACAAATAAATCGTTACAGCCGGCATATTCTGCTCCCTGAGGTCGGCGGCAAAGGGCAGAAGAAAATCGCCAAATCCCGGATTCTTCTCGTCGGTGCCGGTGGTCTCGGCTCCCCTGCCGCACTATATTTGTCTGCAGCAGGAGTCGGCACGATTGGTTTGATCGACAGTGATGTGGTGGATCTGACTAACCTCCAACGTCAAATTCTTCACCATACTCCAGACGTGGGCCGCCCGAAGGTCCTCTCAGGCAAGGAAAAGATCCAGGCGTTGAACCCCGACGTCTCCGTGTCGATGTACGAAGAACGGCTCACGGCGGGAAACGCCCTCAAGATCTTCGGCGACTATGATGTCGTGATCGACGGTGTCGATAATTTCACGGCGAAGTTTCTGATCAACGACGCCTGTTTCTTCGCGGGGAAGCCGCTGGTCCATGGCGGCATTCTGCGATTCGATGGACGCGTGACAACGATCATCCCCAAGAAGTCAGCCTGCTATCGTTGTGTATTCAAAACGCCTCCGCCGCCTGGTTTCGTTGCTTCCTGCCAGGAGGCCGGAGTTATCGGGGTCCTGGCGGGCATTGTCGGAACGATTCAGGCGACGGAGGCATTAAAGCTTGTCCTCGGGATCGGGAGGCCGCTGACGGACCGTCTGCTCGACTTCGATGCGCGCAAAACTCAATTCCGGGAAATCAAGGTCCGACGAAATCCGAATTGTGCGCTCTGCGGGGACCATCCGACGATTACCGAGTTGTTCGACGATGGGGACCCCTATGCCGGATGCGACATACGTCCATCTGCATAGCGTTTGATAAGGTGGTGCGACGATGAACAAAATGAAAGCGCTGGTTTGCCGCGAGTGCGGCAAGGAATACCCGACGAAGGCGATCCACGTCTGCGAAATGTGCTTCGGTCCCCTTGAGGTGAAGTACAACTACGACGAGATCAAGAAGACCATTTCTCGTAAAAAGATCGAGGATGGTCCGCGCAGCATGTGGCGCTACCTCGACCTGCTGCCGGTCGAAGGGACGAACTTCGTGGGTCCACATGCCGGATTCACCCCGCTCGTACGCGCCAAAAATCTCGGCGCCTATCTCGGGCTTGACGAGCTCTACATCAAAAACGACACGGTGAACCATCCAACCCTGTCGTTTAAGGACCGTGTCGTCGCCGTGGCCCTCACGCGCGCGCGCGAGCTCGGTTTTGAAACAGTGGCTTGCGCATCGACCGGCAATTTGGCGAACTCGGTCGCCGCCCATGCCGCATCCGCCAATTTACACTGTTACGTGTTCATCCCCGGCGACCTTGAGGCCGCGAAGGTGCTCGGCAATCTGATTTATAAGCCGCACGTCGTCGAGATAGAAGGAAACTATGACGATGTCAACCGGCTCTGCAGCGAGATCGCCGGTGAACATGGATGGGCATTCGTGAATATCAACATTCGTCCTTATTACGCAGAAGGCTCAAAGACCCTTGCCTTTGAGACGGTAGAACAACTGGGATGGAAAACGCCCGATCAGGTCGTCATTCCAATGGCATCGGGTTCTCTTTTGACCAAGATTTGGAAAGGTCTGCATGAGATGAAGGCCTTGGGCCTCATCGATCGCGTTGGCACCAAGATCAACGGCGCCCAAGCAGAAGGCTGCTCACCGATCTCTACAGCATTCAAGGCGGGCCGCGACTTCTTCAAGCCTGTGAAACCACAGACAATCGCCAAATCCCTGGCCATCGGCAACCCCGCCGATGGCTACTATGCACTCAAAGCCACTGCCGAGAGTCATGGATCCATGGATATGGTGACGGATGAGGAAGTCGTGGAAGGCATTCAGCTCCTGGCCCAAACCGAGGGCATCTTCGCGGAAACAGCCGGAGGCGTCACGATCGGTGTGCTCAAGAAGCTCGTCAAGCAAGGGGTGATCAAAAAGGATGAGGTGACGGTGGCCTATGTCACCGGCAATGGATTGAAGACACAGGAAGCCGTGATCGATTCCGTCGGCCGCCCAGTACGTATTCAGCCTAGCCTGGTGGACTTCGAAAAGACCTTTAAGATGGGAAAGAATGGCGGTGCCGCATGATTAAAGTTCGTATTCCGACTCCGCTTCGTCCCCTGACCAAGGGCCAGGGCGAGGTCGAGACCAACGCCGACAGCGTGGTCGAGATGATCGAGGCGTTGAACAACACACATCCCGGCATCAAAGATCGTCTGTGCGATGAAACAGGAGAACTCCGTCGCTTCGTGAACATCTACGTCAACGAGGAGGACATTCGTTTCCTCAAGGGGAAAGACACGTCCCTCAAGGATGGCGATGAAGTTTCCATCGTTCCGGCGATTGCGGGAGGATAGTCATGTCACATCTGCGTTTCCATATTCGTTTTCCTGAAGACAAGATCAGAGAGCCGATTATCTATCAGATCGGGCGCGAGTATAACGTCGTGACCGATGTCCGGCGGGCCGATGTTCGCGACACCACAGCCTGGGCGGATGTGGAGCTTTCCGGTGATACCGGGGAAATTGAACGGGCCGTCGCTGGGCTGCGAGCCAAAGGCTGTGTCGTCGATCCGATTGAATTGAACGTGGTGGAGTAGGAACGTGAACATTAACCGTGAACCGTTGATCGAGTAATAGACACGTTTGCGATTCACGAATAACGTTTAAGTCATGGAACTGACCGAACAACAAATCGAACGATACAGCCGGCACATCATCCTTCAGGATGTCGGAGGAAAAGGCCAGCTGAAGTTGAACAAGGCCAAAATACTATTGATCGGCGCAGGTGGACTAGGCTCTCCAGCCGGGCTGTACCTCGCTGCCGCCGGTATTGGGACAATCGGCTTAGTCGATGGGGATGTCGTTGACCTCTCGAATTTGCAACGACAGATCATGCACTCGACCGCAACGCTCGGCCAGCCGAAGGTCGAGTCAGGCCGGAAAACCTTGTCGGCCATTAACCCTGATATCACCATCAAGACGTATCATCAGCTGGTCGACGCAGAAAATATCCTCTCCCTCGTCTCGCAGTACGATATCGTGCTCGATGGCTCGGACAACTTTACGACACGTTTCCTGGTCAATGACGCCTGTTTCTTTGCCAAGAAAACATTGATCTCCGCCAGCATGTTTCGGTTCGAGGGACAACTGACGACGATCAAACCGCACCAAGGCTATCCCTGCTACCGCTGTCTCTATCCTGAGCCCCCGCCGGCCGGGTTAGTCCCAAATTGTCAAGAGGCCGGTGTGCTTGGCGTCCTAGCCGGCACGATGGGAATTCTCCAGGCGTCAGAAGCGATCAAAGAAATCCTCGGCATCGGAGAGACGATCGCTGATAAGCTATTGATCTACGATGCGCTCGAGATGAAGTTCCGAAAGGTGGGCCGGCCCAAGGATCCAGCTTGCCCTCTGTGCGGCTCCAATCCCACCATCAAAGATCTGAGCAGTGACTACACGGTCACTTGCACGATTTAACGTGGCCGACCTCATCATCCCTCGACAGATTCTCGATGAGATCATCGTCCATGCCAAGGAACTCACTCCGTACGAATGTTGTGGGCTCCTGGCTGGAACCAATGGAGTGGTCAGCCGTCTCTATCGGATCAAGAATATCGTCGCGATGGAGGGTGCGCAGAATCTCTCTTCGTTTGATTCGGCAAAGGCTGCGCATCTCGAGCGGCTCTCGCCGGCTGAACGAGCGGAAATCGCCTTTGTCATGGACATGCAGGATTTCTCAACCGCCAAGAAGGACATGCGTAACCAAGGTCTCGAACTTCAAGTGGTCTATCACTCGCACCCTCACGATCCAGCCCGTCCCTCGGTCACCGACATCAAAATCGCCACTGACTATGAAGAGATCTGGCCGAAGATCAACTTGCCCCTTCCCGCCTATCTCCTGGTCTCGCTCATGACTTTTGAACCGGACGTGAAGACCTACTGGATCAAATCCGGTCGCGTTGCTCCCGTCGACGTGCTCATCCGCTAGACTAAATTTTACGGTTCACATCGCCGCCAGAATGTACTAATGTTCCTTTACGGACTGAAAGAGGAACAGTGCACATGCATGTTCGACGACGACTATTCAGCTTTGGCTTTTCCCTCGCTCTGTTCGGGATTGCTCTCATACCAATGACGGTCCTCGCCGAGGATCGCAGTTTTTACAGCCCCGTGATTTACATCGACAAGGAGCAGAATCAGATTCTCATCTCGACGAGTGCCAGTGTGTTTTATATCGAAGTGCCTGAAGCCGCCAAGCCGCACATGGAAAAACTTCCCATTTCCGGCCTTGTGGATTTCGTCGTTGAGATGCGGGGAGATGATAAACGTCCGCTGATCAAAACCTGGAAGGTCAAATCAGGCGAATCGACTTGTATGTACTTTGATGGAAAGGAGTGCAAATAACGGTAGGGCGATGCCTTAGCCGCTTTCCCGTCAAGATTCCTACACACCACTACGATGCCCGACGGTCAGGACTAGGCCGCGATGCCTTCAACGATCAAATGATTGACGTCCGTGCGCTGGCTTGCATGCTCAAAAGTAATTGCGCAGACATTACCTTTCGTATCCACATCAAGAATGGTATTTTCGTCCAGATCTTTAGATTCGGCGATGTCACCGGCACGGAATTCAATATACAATGTGTCGGTATCTTGAAAATAACTGATTTTCATGGCGCATACCTTCTATCAAAAAATGCATTGTGAACGGTCTCCCCATCGCGCAGCAAGATGACTCGCAGATACCGGTTGTCCCTTTCGGCAATTCTGGCCCATCGCCTGATTCGGCCATCAGCCTGTATGTACTCCTTTTCCGGATGACTCACAACAAACTCGATCCATTCGTTCCTAATGAGTTTTCTATCCGGCCTGGTCCTGGTTGCTCGGAAATAACGCGTCGTTTTCAACGAGGTGGACCTAGAAGATCAACTATTCCGAACCCCGCATCACGTCCACCGATAAGGAGTGACTGATATCGAGTTTATTCGCCGCTGCCGGCCATGTCGTCGATGAGGGGTCGATTGATGTCGGTGCAACCAAGGCACATGGTGTCGAAAAGGGCTTCAAAATCGGCCACAAAGTTCTTGGCATCCGTTAGTTTCTCAGCCACCACATGCTCATGGCAGGTGTCGCACAGCATAATGAGGCCACGAGAGACTGCCACTGTTTTCCTTCCACCGCTTCCCATTCGCTACACCGATCCTTTTTGAAGGGCTACAAAGAAATCTTCGGCCTCGAGATCGATTCCGCACTGTCGACATTCATACGGCCGATCCGGTTCTGGAACATTCAAGGGAGTACGATCGATTTGCCCTCTGCAGACGTGGTAGAAGCGTCCTCGCGCATGTTCGTCGTCCAGCGGATCACTCTCGTACACCAGCACCATCAACCAACCATATCCAATAGTTCGCTCCAAAGAGTATACCGAGCTTTTCTTCGGACCCGCAACTCCCCAAGGCAACACGTGCTGAAGTTGAAATCAACGAATGTCTCTTCCATTACACTTGGAACTGAGCTTCATAGAGACTCGCATAGACTCCTCCTCGGCTGAGCAGTTCGTCATGTCGGCCTTCCTCCACTAAACGACCTTTATCGAGCACCAAGATCCGGTCCACGTCATGAAGCGTTGATAATCGATGGGCGATGATGAATGTGGTCCTACCCATTGTGAGTTCGGCCAATGCTTCGCGGATCTTCACCTCGGTCTCGGTGTCGATGTTCGACGTGGCTTCATCAAAAATGACGATGGGCGGATCTTTCAACAACGTTCGTGCGATTGACACTCGCTGCTTTTGTCCGACCGACAGCTTGACACCCCGCTCACCGATCCACGTATCGTATCCCTCCGGAAGCGCCGTGATAAATTCATGTGCCCGCGCGGCACGGGCCGCCGCTTCCACCCGATCTTGGTCCGCATTCAAATCACCGTACAGCAGATTGTCCTTCACCGTTCCGTTGAACAAGAACGGCTCCTGTTGTACGAATCCGATTTGTTGCCGCAGGTAGGCAATCGGCAGATCGCGGATATCCTTCCCATCGATGAAGATCGCTCCGTCGGTGACGTCGTAAAATCGCATCAACAGCTTCAGGACTGTGCTCTTCCCCGCCCCACTCATCCCGACCAGTGCCACACGTTCTCCTGCCGGTACAGTCGCAGAGAATCCTTTCAGCACCGGAACATCGGCTCGATAATGGAACCGCACCTGATCGAAATGAACTGCTCCATGGGCACGATGGACCGGAGCGATTGCATGAGGCCGATCGGCGACTTCCGGAACCGTATCCAGCACCTCAAACACCCGCTCACTCGCCGCCAACGCATGTTGCAACATATGATTGACCGAATGAATCTGATTGATAGGCACGTAGAACATCGCCAAGTAGGACAGAAACAACACCAACTCGCCGAGCGTGAGACGGCCTTCCATGACCTCCCCTGCACCGTACCAGAGGATCAAGACGGTTCCAAAGGCGGCCACCAGAATCATTCCCGGCGAATATACCGACCACAACACCATCGCTTGAAGGTTCTTGTCGCTATAGGCTTGGCTCAGCCGGTCGAACCTCGCTTGTTCATGTCCCTGACGGCCGAATCCCATCGTCTCTCTAATACCGGACAAAGCATCCTGTAAGTAGCCATTCAACTCAGCGGCGCTCTGCCTGGTCTCTCGATAATATCCGTGTACTTTTGAGGTAAACCAACTCGCGGACAAGGCAAGC
It encodes the following:
- the moeB gene encoding molybdopterin-synthase adenylyltransferase MoeB, which codes for MEFTEEQINRYSRHILLPEVGGKGQKKIAKSRILLVGAGGLGSPAALYLSAAGVGTIGLIDSDVVDLTNLQRQILHHTPDVGRPKVLSGKEKIQALNPDVSVSMYEERLTAGNALKIFGDYDVVIDGVDNFTAKFLINDACFFAGKPLVHGGILRFDGRVTTIIPKKSACYRCVFKTPPPPGFVASCQEAGVIGVLAGIVGTIQATEALKLVLGIGRPLTDRLLDFDARKTQFREIKVRRNPNCALCGDHPTITELFDDGDPYAGCDIRPSA
- the moeB gene encoding molybdopterin-synthase adenylyltransferase MoeB, which produces MELTEQQIERYSRHIILQDVGGKGQLKLNKAKILLIGAGGLGSPAGLYLAAAGIGTIGLVDGDVVDLSNLQRQIMHSTATLGQPKVESGRKTLSAINPDITIKTYHQLVDAENILSLVSQYDIVLDGSDNFTTRFLVNDACFFAKKTLISASMFRFEGQLTTIKPHQGYPCYRCLYPEPPPAGLVPNCQEAGVLGVLAGTMGILQASEAIKEILGIGETIADKLLIYDALEMKFRKVGRPKDPACPLCGSNPTIKDLSSDYTVTCTI
- a CDS encoding ribbon-helix-helix domain-containing protein codes for the protein MARSKIAISLDESILERLDTLVEKAAFPSRSQAIQEAVEEKLARLDRGRLARECAKLDPVFERTLAEEGLSEDASAWPEY
- the thrC gene encoding threonine synthase — translated: MNKMKALVCRECGKEYPTKAIHVCEMCFGPLEVKYNYDEIKKTISRKKIEDGPRSMWRYLDLLPVEGTNFVGPHAGFTPLVRAKNLGAYLGLDELYIKNDTVNHPTLSFKDRVVAVALTRARELGFETVACASTGNLANSVAAHAASANLHCYVFIPGDLEAAKVLGNLIYKPHVVEIEGNYDDVNRLCSEIAGEHGWAFVNINIRPYYAEGSKTLAFETVEQLGWKTPDQVVIPMASGSLLTKIWKGLHEMKALGLIDRVGTKINGAQAEGCSPISTAFKAGRDFFKPVKPQTIAKSLAIGNPADGYYALKATAESHGSMDMVTDEEVVEGIQLLAQTEGIFAETAGGVTIGVLKKLVKQGVIKKDEVTVAYVTGNGLKTQEAVIDSVGRPVRIQPSLVDFEKTFKMGKNGGAA
- a CDS encoding nucleotide-binding protein; the encoded protein is MTLPQVFVASSSEGLDTVRAVQKLLQRALNGVAEVRPWPEAFQLTKVYIESLERLLDTSDFAVMVLTPDDRTTSREAETASPRDNVVFELGLFFGRLGRERCFLIKRRDLNLKLPSDLLGIEPANFSMLPGQHLDTALDPACARIGKAIHDATIALPSRPRIGDAGRAAQAAMRRLADRITGTWWERILLKGEAPALSFLTIEMDDVHSSVRLGGKAYGPDGAHVANWRSAATRLDGKKIVYVRECQRLDAKTTAWLPGLGEVAFEDSTNVIEQGDGKFWESDESRPEETVIKLVQLRRNLDDSHALTMGKGSEVEKRRLVREMLDGW
- the cysK gene encoding cysteine synthase A; this encodes MSTALHNDITELIGKTPLVRLNRLSKPGSATIYGKVEFFNPGGSVKDRICLNMINEAERQGMLKPGGTIVEPTSGNTGIGLALVAAVRGYKLILVMPESMSMERASLLSSYGAQLVLTPAWEGMKGSIKEAESILAQNPSYFMPDQFSNAANPAMHRMTTAPEIWDALRGNIDAFVAAVGTGGTITGCGEVFKEKNPHIKVIAVEPATSPVLSGGDPGPHKIQGIGAGFIPKVLNRKILDRVITVTDDEAYQTAKQLSKKEGLLVGISAGANVFAAQKIADELGPGKNVVTILCDTGERYISIEKYFNI
- a CDS encoding DUF2283 domain-containing protein, which gives rise to MKISYFQDTDTLYIEFRAGDIAESKDLDENTILDVDTKGNVCAITFEHASQRTDVNHLIVEGIAA
- a CDS encoding M67 family metallopeptidase, coding for MADLIIPRQILDEIIVHAKELTPYECCGLLAGTNGVVSRLYRIKNIVAMEGAQNLSSFDSAKAAHLERLSPAERAEIAFVMDMQDFSTAKKDMRNQGLELQVVYHSHPHDPARPSVTDIKIATDYEEIWPKINLPLPAYLLVSLMTFEPDVKTYWIKSGRVAPVDVLIR
- a CDS encoding MoaD/ThiS family protein; translation: MIKVRIPTPLRPLTKGQGEVETNADSVVEMIEALNNTHPGIKDRLCDETGELRRFVNIYVNEEDIRFLKGKDTSLKDGDEVSIVPAIAGG
- the thiS gene encoding sulfur carrier protein ThiS, with product MLVKINGKPEEIHGGTVLDLLKTKNIEPQMVAVEVNDKVLDRDHLATTHLKEGDHVEFLFYMGGGR
- a CDS encoding type II toxin-antitoxin system PemK/MazF family toxin; its protein translation is MARILRGEVRWADLNPVRGKEQAGRRPVLVLSHDVFNERSGTVIAIALTSQPQRAGFPLTLALQSKRLPKKSWVKISQIRTLAVERIGQRLGKVNLEELAQVIEGLNEIISA
- a CDS encoding ABC transporter ATP-binding protein, which codes for MKALLRVLQYLRPHRALAIATLVCAAGATAMELVPPWVIKIIIDDVIQAKQASLLPWAIGLLVSAYVLKNLFASLRIRLNNQLEQTVVHDLRRHVFSALQRLSISYFEDRSTGEIMSRVTNDTEHVERIFIDGLEGMLTASLTLIGITGLLFMLNWKLAAFSLLPIPLLALSASWFTSKVHGYYRETRQSAAELNGYLQDALSGIRETMGFGRQGHEQARFDRLSQAYSDKNLQAMVLWSVYSPGMILVAAFGTVLILWYGAGEVMEGRLTLGELVLFLSYLAMFYVPINQIHSVNHMLQHALAASERVFEVLDTVPEVADRPHAIAPVHRAHGAVHFDQVRFHYRADVPVLKGFSATVPAGERVALVGMSGAGKSTVLKLLMRFYDVTDGAIFIDGKDIRDLPIAYLRQQIGFVQQEPFLFNGTVKDNLLYGDLNADQDRVEAAARAARAHEFITALPEGYDTWIGERGVKLSVGQKQRVSIARTLLKDPPIVIFDEATSNIDTETEVKIREALAELTMGRTTFIIAHRLSTLHDVDRILVLDKGRLVEEGRHDELLSRGGVYASLYEAQFQV
- a CDS encoding transposase, giving the protein MARPLRLEYPGAVYHVTSRGNARQDIVLDDRDRTLFLDRLGHVIDRFGWRCHAYCLMDNHYHLLIETPQPNLSRGMRQLNGTYTQAMNRRHHRVGHLFQGRFTAIVVEKEAHLLELCRYVVLNPVRAKMVAHPRLWTWSSYLVTAGERTGPHWLSTTWILGQFGTRQQEAHLRYRQFVAEGREGPRPWEQLRGQIYLGSEVFIAQHQPDRVLREISRRQTQAQRPTLTHLFRRQGKEAELIAAAYREHGYRLREIAEHLGVHYVTVSRRLKQAERGRV
- a CDS encoding NIL domain-containing protein — its product is MSHLRFHIRFPEDKIREPIIYQIGREYNVVTDVRRADVRDTTAWADVELSGDTGEIERAVAGLRAKGCVVDPIELNVVE